The segment TAAAAAGAGTGGTTGAATGTTTAAGAAATCAGACCTATAAGATTGATAAAATTCTTGTGGTTAATAACGCATCTACTGATGGCACTTCAGAATGGTTAGCTATGCAACCTGATTTGTTTGTTATCAACCAAGAGAATTTAGGTGGAGCAGGTGGTTTTCATACTGGAGTAAAATACTGTTATGAAGACGGTGCTGATTGGATATGGATGATGGACGACGATGTGTTCCCCGAAAAAGACTGTTTGGAAAATCTATTAAAGTATACGAAGATTTCTCCATGTATCAATATGAGTAGATATTACTCAGACGGTGTGGTAGTCCCTTGCCCATATTGGTATTACCAGAAAAATTATAAAGATAGTTTATTCTATGATGAAGCTACAGATAATCAATATGTAAGAGTTCCTGATGGCGTTTGTTTTGAAGGCCTTCTTATTAAAAAAGATATTGTTTCACAGATCGGTTTTCCAGATAAGGACTTTTTTGTTGCTGGTGATGATACAACCTACGGGTATCGTGCTGTAAAGATTTGTACACCGATTCTTGTAAAATCAGCAAAAGCCGTAAGGCAGGCTAAATCAACAGAAAAATCATTAAGGCCGCTTACAACATACTATACTGTAAGAAACAGGCATTTGATAAAGAAATATAACAAACGGTATAATCTCAATATCCCTGTGTCAAAATGGCCTATATACTATATATATGTACCAATAAAGCGAATTTTGGTTTGTCTTACTGATAATTCTGAGATTAACCGAAAGTTAATGAAATCTGTTATATATGGAATCATTGACAATCTAAAACAACTCACTGGTTCTACTTTTTTTTTACATAAAATATGATAAAGAATAAGGAAAATGCTCCAATTATAATTGAATTGATTGGAATGGGAGCAAAGAAATATGGAGGTCTTGAAAAATTCATAGTTGAAGAATGTAGACAACTTAAAGAGAAGGGTATAGGACTTCTAGTAGTATTCGCAGTTGAACCTATATGTAAATCTTATATAGCTGACCTTGAAAATTTGGGGGCAGAATGGGTCGTTTTGCCTTTTACTAGTAATCTTTCGTATTACAAACGTATCGGACAGATGATTAAGAGTAGAAATGTTTTGGCTATCCATAAAAATTTTGGTCAAAAAAATATATGGGCTCTTATTGCTGCAAAACAGCTAGGGGTTAAGTACCGTATTTCTACAGAACACTGTCTTCCTGATATGAGTAGAATAGGAGCAATAGGGTATTATAATCTAGAGTTACCTTTTTGTACAGAAAAACTATGCGTCTCAAAGACAACAGCAGAGGCGTTCCTACATGCTCCTTTGATTTATAAGAATAAAATAACTACTGAATATTTAGGGGTTAGTGATTTCTTTTTTGATAAGATTGAAATGCA is part of the Parabacteroides sp. AD58 genome and harbors:
- a CDS encoding glycosyltransferase family 2 protein, which produces MKIYAFIVTFNRFELLKRVVECLRNQTYKIDKILVVNNASTDGTSEWLAMQPDLFVINQENLGGAGGFHTGVKYCYEDGADWIWMMDDDVFPEKDCLENLLKYTKISPCINMSRYYSDGVVVPCPYWYYQKNYKDSLFYDEATDNQYVRVPDGVCFEGLLIKKDIVSQIGFPDKDFFVAGDDTTYGYRAVKICTPILVKSAKAVRQAKSTEKSLRPLTTYYTVRNRHLIKKYNKRYNLNIPVSKWPIYYIYVPIKRILVCLTDNSEINRKLMKSVIYGIIDNLKQLTGSTFFLHKI